A window from Myripristis murdjan chromosome 11, fMyrMur1.1, whole genome shotgun sequence encodes these proteins:
- the LOC115367265 gene encoding galactose-specific lectin nattectin-like: protein MGDEEDIVKHIQKRLRSAISPVKEIVAAEQNKSQEGKAEVLPAEKTERLEAGGSRSTHHVKRGVEKCYSGWESHGSRCFRFFNYPHTWVEAEQYCLHFHANLVSIHDSYENYFVKELIRRETGQHPRTWIGATDSNQNSLWFWTDGSRFDYSAWDTAQPDNWKGTEHCVEMNHGVKKGWNDAECQHKFPFVCSKRMSC from the exons ATGGGGGATGAAGAAGACATTGTGAAACATATACAGAAACGCCTTCGGAGTGCCATAA GTCCAGTGAAGGAGATTGTGGCTGCTGAGCAGAACAAGTCTCAAG AGGGGAAGGCAGAGGTGCTTCCAgctgagaagacagagaggctgGAGGCAGGAGGGAGCAGGTCAACTCACCATGTGAAGAGAGGTGTGGAGAAATGTTACTCAGGCTGGGAGTCACATGGATCTCGATGCTTCCGCTTCTTTAATTATCCACACACCTGGGTAGAGGCAGAG CAATATTGTCTGCACTTTCATGCCAACCTTGTCTCCATCCACGATTCATATGAGAACTATTTTGTCAAGGAACTCATAAGGAGAGAAACAGGTCAACATCCTCGAACATGGATCGGTGCCACTGACAGTAATCAG AACAGCTTGTGGTTTTGGACCGACGGCTCAAGGTTTGACTATTCAGCCTGGGACACCGCACAGCCCGATAACTGGAAGGGCACAGAGCACTGCGTCGAGATGAACCATGGAG TGAAGAAAGGCTGGAATGACGCGGAATGTCAGCACAAATTTCCGTTTGTGTGCTCCAAAAGGATGAGCTGCTGA